The segment CGCCCAGGCGACGAGGGCGTCTATGGTGCCGGGGCCGATCGCGGTTTCCGGCGCAACCGGCGCGTCTGCGGGCGGCGGCGCGCCGGTAAGCTGTTGCCAGGCATCCTGCAGCGCGGGCGGGTAAATACGCCCGCGCAAAAGAAAGTTGCGCAGTGTATCGTCGAAATTGCTGCCATCGATCACCGCCAGCATGGCCGTCAGGCGCGAAAGCCAGACCTCCTGCGCCCGCACTTCCCCCGCCAGACTGTTGACCAGCCTTGCAAGAAAGCGCCCTTCGCGCATGATGCCGTGCAACGGCGCGCCGCCCGATTTGGCAAGCACCCATGCCGCATAGCCGCCCAGCAGCGGCCCGGCGATGCATGCGCCGAAATCGTGAAAAAATTCGCCCGTCAAACCATCGAAGCGCTTTTCAAGCCAGCCGGGCGCCGCCGTGCCTTGCATGCCCGCGGCGGCGGCAAGTTTTTCTTCGCGCGCGCTGATCGCGCCGATCAAGGGTGAAGGATCGTGCATGCGGCATCATGCCATGCTGTGCCGGGCAATGAAAACCCCTGTTCGCAATAAGGCTGCCGCGCCGGTCAGCTGAACTTGCCGTCGAACCTGTCGGTCACGCCTTCGATATCGAGTTGGCGCGCGCCACCGCCGAGCATCGCTTGCACCACGAGCGCTATCGCCCAGAAGGCCGGGAATTCCCACCCGCCGCCGGGGTTGCTGAACAGCCAGCCGTTGGGCACGTGCTGCGTGGCCGCGCCCAGCATGATCGGGATCAGCAGCACGGCTGCGGCTCGTGTATAGATGCCAAGCACCAGCGCGATGCCGCCCGCAATCTCGCCGAAGATCACGAGGTAGGCGACGATTTCGGGAAAGCCGAGCGCGAGAAAATATTTGACCGTGCCCGGAACCGTGAAGGTCAGAACCTTGAGATAGAAGCCGTGCGCCAGGAACATGACGCCAAGCGCAAGCCGCAGCAGAAACGTTCCCTTCGCCGCCGTGGATGTATCTGCCATCTGATCCCCCCGTTATCGATTCGCGGATCTGCTGCCCGCATGCGTCATTGTGCCGCGAAGTTGTGAAACGGCAATCATCTTGTTCTGTGGATAACTTTTCCCGCCGGAGCCCCCCGAAGAACAGTAATATTATTATATATCAATGTATTATAAAATATGTTGCTGCTTTGTTCTTTTTGATATAAATAAGAACAAAACCGGAACGATAATTCCATCCAAGCAAAGGACCAGCGTCATGACACAGCAAGCTCAAGCCGCCGCCCCCGTCTTCGCAGACGAAACCGCCTCCGGCCTTGATTGGCTGGTGCTTGATCTCAATTCCTTTTTCGCGTCCTGCGAACAACAGGAACGGCCCGAGCTGCGCGGCAAGCCCGTCGCCGTTGTGCCCATGCTGGCCGATACTACCTGCGCCATCGCAGCCAGCTATGAAGCGAAACGTTGCGGTGTCAAAACCGGCACGCTGGTGGCCGATGCGCGCCGCATGTGCCCCGGCATCGTTTTTATCCCCGCCCGGCACCGTCTGTATGTGGAATATCACCACCGCATTCTTGCCGCGATCGAACAATGCGTGCCGATCGAGACGGTAATGTCGATCGACGAGGTCGCCTGCCGGCTTGCGGGCGATCAGCGCCGCCCGGAAAACGCCGCCCGCCTCGCGGCGCAGATCAAGGACACAATCGCGCGGCAAGCCGGTGCATGCCTGACATCTTCCATCGGCATCGCGCCCAACCGTTTTCTCGCCAAGCTGGCTTCCAACATGCAAAAGCCTGACGGGTTGACCATGCTGCGCCATGAAGATTTGCCGCATAAAATCCTGCATCTGCCTGTGCGTGCGTTGCCTGGCATCGGGGCGGGCATGGAAGAAAGGCTGCGCCGCGCGGGCATAACAAATATGCCCGCGCTGTGGGCCGCGGACCGTTTCCGGCTGCGCATGATCTGGGGCGGGGTCGCGGGTGCGCGGTTTCACGGGCTTTTGCACGGCGCCGACATGGCTTCGGCTGCAACCTCGCGCCGCAGTCTCGGGCATCAGCATGTCCTTGCGCCGCGCGAACGCAGCATGGCCGGCGCCACCGCGGTGTTGCGCCAGTTGCTTGGCAAGGCGGCGATGCGCATGCGCGGCGGCAAGATGATGAGCCGGCGGCTCGTGCTTGATGTCAGGTGCGCGGATGACGGGCGCGGCGGGCCGCGCACGTGGCAGGCCGAACGCAGCTTCCATGAAACCGACAGCACCGTGTTTCTTTTGCGGCAATTGATGGATATGTGGTGCCAGGCGCCGCTGCAGCGACCGCTCAGGGTCGGGGTGACGTTGTGCGGGCTGGTGGAAACCGCGCGCCATCAGTTCGATCTGTTCGAACGCCCGGCGGAAAGCAACCTTTCCCGTGCGATCGATTTGATCAACGAAAAATTCGGGCGCGATGCCGTGACGGTCGGGGCGCAGGCGCAGGCGATCTTCAGCAAGGTTGCGTTCCAGCGCGTGCCAGAACTGGCTGAACTGTAGGCCGTGCGGGCTACAGGCTTGCGCCTGTGGGCCTTCAAAGGATAGACTCGGTTGCGCACTTCACACGTCCGCAACGGGATAATCCGCATGCCTCAGGTCTTTTTATCCACGCGCCGCGCCGTACGCGGCTTTACCATGATCGAAGCCGCTATCGTTCTCGGTATCGTCGGGCTGGTTTTCAGCACGGTGTGGGTCGTCGCCTCGAACGTTTTTGAAGCCAACCGTGTCGCCCAGGCCAGCCGCCAGCTCGTGCATATCAGCGAAAAAATGCGGGCGCTCGTAGGTCAGCGCGGCATCCCCGTCGGCACCAGCAATCCGGGCCTGACGCTGGCGCTGTGCGATCTGGGTGTGTTCATGCCCGACATGGTCGAAAGCTGCAATCCCGGCACCGGCGCGCTCAACATCCCGCATGTATGGGGCGGGCAGGTGACGATCGAATCCGCTTCGCGCAGCAGCCATTATTACATCCGCTACGACAACGTGCCGAAAAGCAGCTGCGTTAGGTTTGCCACCGGCAACAGCGTAAGCCCGCAGGAAATCGGCATGATTTCCTTCAGCACCTCAAGCGGGACGGAAACCAACGCGCAGCTAACGCCGACGCGCGCCGCCGAACTGTGCGTCGATAACGGCTATATGCGCTTCGAGATGCAGCTCGGTTATGACGCCAGCTGACGCCCGGGGCCGCCGATGAGCGAGATCTACAGGATAGAAGGCATGCATTGCGCGGCGTGCGAAGAAAAGGTGCGGCGCATCCTCGCGCCCTTTACCGCGCGGGTCGATGTATCGCTGACCGAAGGGCGCGCGACGCTTGCGGGCGTGACGGACGATCTTGAAACGCTGAACGCCGCCCTTGCCACCGTCGGGCCTTATCGTCTTTTGCCGGGCGATGCTGCCGTGCAAACGCCCGCGCCCTCCGTGCTGCCGGAAACGCCGGCGCAAAGCCCGGGTTCAACCTATTACCCGCTGTTCTTGATTGTCGGCTATCTGGCGTTGGCGGCGTTCGCGGGCGGCCCGGATGCCTGGATGCGGCATTTCATGGCCGGCTTCTTTCTCGTGTTTTCGTTTTTCAAATTGCTCGATCTGCGCGGCTTTGCGGACGCCTATGCGGGCTATGATCTGCTTGCAGCGCGGGTGCGCGGCTATGGGTTTGTTTATCCGTTTCTCGAACTGGCGTTGGGGATGGCTTACCTGTTCGGCTTCGCGCCGTTCGCGACCTCTGTCGTCACGCTTGTTCTGATGCTGTTCGGCAGCATGGGCGTCGTGAACGCGCTTTTGCAAAAACGCAAGATCCGCTGCGCCTGCCTCGGGACGGTCATCAAGCTGCCGATGTCAACTGTCACGCTGATCGAAGACCTTGGCATGGCCGCCATGGCGGCGGCCATGCTTTGGCCGTACTGACAATTATTCGCCGACGCTTTCTTCCATATCGGTGGTGTGATCGTCTGCGGGCGCCGCTTCTTCGC is part of the Alphaproteobacteria bacterium genome and harbors:
- a CDS encoding DoxX family membrane protein; translated protein: MADTSTAAKGTFLLRLALGVMFLAHGFYLKVLTFTVPGTVKYFLALGFPEIVAYLVIFGEIAGGIALVLGIYTRAAAVLLIPIMLGAATQHVPNGWLFSNPGGGWEFPAFWAIALVVQAMLGGGARQLDIEGVTDRFDGKFS
- a CDS encoding DNA polymerase, with protein sequence MYYKICCCFVLFDINKNKTGTIIPSKQRTSVMTQQAQAAAPVFADETASGLDWLVLDLNSFFASCEQQERPELRGKPVAVVPMLADTTCAIAASYEAKRCGVKTGTLVADARRMCPGIVFIPARHRLYVEYHHRILAAIEQCVPIETVMSIDEVACRLAGDQRRPENAARLAAQIKDTIARQAGACLTSSIGIAPNRFLAKLASNMQKPDGLTMLRHEDLPHKILHLPVRALPGIGAGMEERLRRAGITNMPALWAADRFRLRMIWGGVAGARFHGLLHGADMASAATSRRSLGHQHVLAPRERSMAGATAVLRQLLGKAAMRMRGGKMMSRRLVLDVRCADDGRGGPRTWQAERSFHETDSTVFLLRQLMDMWCQAPLQRPLRVGVTLCGLVETARHQFDLFERPAESNLSRAIDLINEKFGRDAVTVGAQAQAIFSKVAFQRVPELAEL